GATAAATGTAGTTTCAAATTTAAAATGAGATAAATGAGAAAATGAATATCTTTACCAGCAAATCTTAAGATGTTTTATTGCCTATTAAATTGATAAGATTCCAAAACAAATCAGTTCACTTTACTCTTACAGAATGCCCAGATGGCCTGCTttgtaacaatacaatcccaagaCACTACAAACGCTACTCCCACTCGCTGCTTGCTGAAGAAAGAGCATTGGGTCAGAGTGATGTTCAATCCACATTTCTCAGTAGTTCAGAGAGAGATACCCTTGTAGCTTCACCGGATTTTAACAATAATCACCCATCCTTGCGGAACAGTCAGTCTTCCCAAATTGAAGAACATCTAGCAAATAAAAGTCAAAATGCTCTACTACTGCTGAAGTCCCCTGCCATCAAAGCTACAAAGAAAAGCTCGAATAAATTCAAAGATGTAAGAACAACAAAAAGAACGACTTCCCCTTCCGAAAAAATTTCAAAGGGTGTTGTGTCCACAGCATCACCCAGTAACCTACCCAGAAAATTACCTCATTCAGCATCACAGTTAACAATTGACATAGAACCTGGGATTAATATTGACAGATTATTTAACGTGGCAAATAGTTTTTCACAAGATGAATCTACTTTTGTCCTTGCTTCAGATGCAAACAATAACAAGGATGATATTAGTTACTCTCCAATTTGTAGTGATGAAATTCCAGATGATCAGAGGTTATCTTTTACAAGGAGAAGATTGTTTCATGGTCAAACTATTAATCATAATTGTAAACTGGAGGATGACACTTTTTCTGACTCTGGGGACTTTAAAAGCCATGGGCAGGAATTGATTCATAAATCTAGTGGACTTGAGGACACCATCACAACTGACATTGAGACTATTGCTATTGATCCAGATTCCAGTCTATTAACTGACAGTGCTAATATTATAACTAAAAATAGAAAAAGCATTGCAACACAACCACAATTGGCAAAGGCTATATTGTCAGCACTTAAATGGGCCCCATTGGATACTGAGAAGATTGAACAGGTTAATAATTGGTCACAACCTAATTTAACTGAATTAAACATGATTAAGTTGGAACCAGCACACTCAGGTTCTGATCGTTTACTAGAGCCTCTACAAATTAAACAGGAACCAATCAAATCATTTCAACTTACTCAAAATGTTAATGTGCAGGAACCTTGTGACTGCCAATcaagggaagaagagagagataaTGCTAGTTGTGCCAGGAAAACATCAGTACCTCAGCACTCATTAGTTTTGCCTTTGTTAAACATAGTGAAACAGCGCAGCTCTCATCCTGAAACTCTTATTTTTGCACAAAGTGTTGGAGTTCAGAAAAGTGGAACAAAGACTTTGGAAATGGCATCTCCAGGCTTGATGGAGAGATGTCCCATAAAAATCCCCAAGAGGAGTGCTATAAATAAAGAATTGAAGCAAACTGATATTGGAGTTTTCTTTGGACTTCAACCAAAATTCAAGGACGAGCAAGAATGTCCGAAAAACATGCCGCAAGGGAAAGCAAAAGAATTGATTTCAGAGGTTTCATATATTGAACGAAGGCAAAGACAGAGGAAGAGGAAAATAGAAAGTTCTATAGGTGATGAAGCTTGCATGGACTCTGTGGGCAAAATTCAAACAGAGGTTGGTGATGGACAACAAGGAAGAGCAAAAAGGCCAAGAAACACATATCAAAAAAATAAGCAGTGTCCTTTTTACAAGAAGATTCCAGGTAAACCATCAATTATATGTCAGTTACTTTGCACCTGACCAGTTTATTCGCCTTGGATGGTAACTAGGAGTCAAATTGTAAGCAACTATATGATGGTATATTTGTGTAAAGTAGAAGAATGTAATTTTATATGCTTACCACTTTCTATAATCAGGATctacttatgttcttattttttaCGCGCATTCCAGAGAATCTAAAGTTTACAATAGCTTTCAATTCTAATACTGATAAGCCACCCTTCTTGCATCTCTAGTGATAACATGCAAGCAACGAACAGTAGGAGTAATGTTTCAGATATAGATGAAATCCGATGTTGATTAACTGTTTATCCACTGGACAAGATAGAgctgatgtaaattgtaaaagttGGTCAAGGCGGTTCGCATTTTGATGCCCCCATTAAATTGTAATTTGGTTAAATTCTTAGAAATCTCAATACAGAAACAAACAGGTCTTCCCTTCTTGTAAACAAATAGCCCAAATCTTGTTTCCATACCATTTTATTATTCACTTTATCATCCATGCAGTCAATCTAATCTTCAGTATTGAAATAGCTGGAAGTGATTGTCACATACTCCATTAAAACCTATATTTTTGGAGCACACTTTTGGCCATCTGTTCTGCtatcttggtgtcaaatttttatTAAcatttgtgaagtgccttgggactttTTACTCTGTTAAATGA
Above is a genomic segment from Mustelus asterias chromosome 11, sMusAst1.hap1.1, whole genome shotgun sequence containing:
- the dclre1a gene encoding DNA cross-link repair 1A protein isoform X2, whose translation is MYKRFYDVEMPALDWGKHKCPDGLLCNNTIPRHYKRYSHSLLAEERALGQSDVQSTFLSSSERDTLVASPDFNNNHPSLRNSQSSQIEEHLANKSQNALLLLKSPAIKATKKSSNKFKDVRTTKRTTSPSEKISKGVVSTASPSNLPRKLPHSASQLTIDIEPGINIDRLFNVANSFSQDESTFVLASDANNNKDDISYSPICSDEIPDDQRLSFTRRRLFHGQTINHNCKLEDDTFSDSGDFKSHGQELIHKSSGLEDTITTDIETIAIDPDSSLLTDSANIITKNRKSIATQPQLAKAILSALKWAPLDTEKIEQVNNWSQPNLTELNMIKLEPAHSGSDRLLEPLQIKQEPIKSFQLTQNVNVQEPCDCQSREEERDNASCARKTSVPQHSLVLPLLNIVKQRSSHPETLIFAQSVGVQKSGTKTLEMASPGLMERCPIKIPKRSAINKELKQTDIGVFFGLQPKFKDEQECPKNMPQGKAKELISEVSYIERRQRQRKRKIESSIGDEACMDSVGKIQTEVGDGQQGRAKRPRNTYQKNKQCPFYKKIPGTNFTVDAFQYGVIEGCSAYFLTHFHSDHYGGLTKNFKCPIYCSTITGNLVISKLKVQAQYVTSLPMNSECVVDGVKVVLLDANHCPGAVMLLFQLPNGRTLLHTGDFRANISMERYTHLMGQKIHTLYLDTTYCSPEYTFPSQQEAIQFAANVAFETVTMNPRTLIVCGTYSIGKERVFLALAEVLGCKVCITRNKLEILQCLDSEQMNSVITMDWASSQLHLLPMMQITFKGLRAHMSKFPGKYDQVVAFKPTGWTYSGLSGTIYDIKPRVQGKFTIYGVPYSEHSSYLEMKRFVQWLKPDKIIPTVNNGSWQERSIMDKIFNEWMIEAEQEKLTHF
- the dclre1a gene encoding DNA cross-link repair 1A protein isoform X1 produces the protein MASAEEAAIWGYRPVRRVRRPGNSDPSPGPPRSRGKGARPPSRRRPQGRAAGHPARDGGPASAPDLSPPASSSPSSSSSATPPEPAAGSPPNRSECPEGKQIPRKARPVHEGHCPICQMPFSLLLIETPRWHVTECLDTPGCTDNECPDGLLCNNTIPRHYKRYSHSLLAEERALGQSDVQSTFLSSSERDTLVASPDFNNNHPSLRNSQSSQIEEHLANKSQNALLLLKSPAIKATKKSSNKFKDVRTTKRTTSPSEKISKGVVSTASPSNLPRKLPHSASQLTIDIEPGINIDRLFNVANSFSQDESTFVLASDANNNKDDISYSPICSDEIPDDQRLSFTRRRLFHGQTINHNCKLEDDTFSDSGDFKSHGQELIHKSSGLEDTITTDIETIAIDPDSSLLTDSANIITKNRKSIATQPQLAKAILSALKWAPLDTEKIEQVNNWSQPNLTELNMIKLEPAHSGSDRLLEPLQIKQEPIKSFQLTQNVNVQEPCDCQSREEERDNASCARKTSVPQHSLVLPLLNIVKQRSSHPETLIFAQSVGVQKSGTKTLEMASPGLMERCPIKIPKRSAINKELKQTDIGVFFGLQPKFKDEQECPKNMPQGKAKELISEVSYIERRQRQRKRKIESSIGDEACMDSVGKIQTEVGDGQQGRAKRPRNTYQKNKQCPFYKKIPGTNFTVDAFQYGVIEGCSAYFLTHFHSDHYGGLTKNFKCPIYCSTITGNLVISKLKVQAQYVTSLPMNSECVVDGVKVVLLDANHCPGAVMLLFQLPNGRTLLHTGDFRANISMERYTHLMGQKIHTLYLDTTYCSPEYTFPSQQEAIQFAANVAFETVTMNPRTLIVCGTYSIGKERVFLALAEVLGCKVCITRNKLEILQCLDSEQMNSVITMDWASSQLHLLPMMQITFKGLRAHMSKFPGKYDQVVAFKPTGWTYSGLSGTIYDIKPRVQGKFTIYGVPYSEHSSYLEMKRFVQWLKPDKIIPTVNNGSWQERSIMDKIFNEWMIEAEQEKLTHF